One Dokdonia sp. Dokd-P16 genomic window carries:
- a CDS encoding LytR/AlgR family response regulator transcription factor yields MNVLIIEDEKPSARRLNRMLAEVGVTVNEMLHSVEEAVAWFKTNTHPDLIFLDIQLSDGLSFEIFDQVEVKSAIIFTTAFDEYALQAFKLNSVDYLLKPIDDEDLEKAVNKYKERMPKAQDVSLNFEDIRKLLGATAVEREYKKRFTTKIGQHIKMIPIDEIECFYSENKGTYAGTIDGRNYLLDTTLELLENDLEPETFFRVSRKFYVNINAIADIIAYTNSRLKIKLNTWSEQEIIVSRERVKDFKTWIA; encoded by the coding sequence ATGAACGTACTCATTATAGAAGACGAAAAACCATCTGCAAGACGCCTCAATAGAATGCTTGCCGAAGTAGGAGTTACTGTAAATGAAATGCTGCATTCTGTAGAGGAAGCTGTGGCTTGGTTTAAAACGAATACGCACCCAGATTTGATTTTTCTAGACATCCAACTTTCAGATGGATTGTCTTTTGAGATTTTTGATCAAGTAGAGGTGAAGAGTGCTATTATTTTTACGACAGCTTTTGATGAATACGCGCTACAGGCTTTTAAACTTAATAGCGTAGATTATCTATTAAAACCTATAGACGACGAAGACCTTGAAAAAGCAGTAAACAAGTACAAGGAGCGCATGCCTAAGGCGCAAGATGTGTCACTCAACTTTGAAGACATCCGCAAGCTACTTGGCGCAACAGCAGTAGAACGTGAGTATAAAAAGCGATTTACAACTAAGATAGGGCAGCACATAAAAATGATTCCTATAGATGAGATTGAGTGTTTTTATAGTGAAAACAAAGGGACGTATGCCGGTACTATAGATGGACGTAATTATTTGCTGGATACCACACTCGAGTTACTAGAGAATGATCTAGAGCCTGAAACCTTCTTCCGCGTAAGCAGGAAGTTTTATGTAAATATTAATGCGATAGCAGATATCATAGCATACACAAACTCAAGATTAAAAATAAAGTTGAACACTTGGAGCGAGCAAGAAATTATTGTGAGCAGGGAGCGTGTAAAAGACTTTAAAACGTGGATTGCTTAA
- a CDS encoding LETM1-related biofilm-associated protein has protein sequence MNPSATGWINKHFPKLLDYLVKNPMDERAFYDSLRAKGFIYGHSLDTLLDSESSQLKWTVQEKTKINLFDALAFTYYDTIANARQEDCLEAIVSFYRQLDKKEQYFIKIPLGNESASSKVEKIIHQRVQTNESALQKSFSHLITNALVFIDILSFDHYLITQGDPYEYAKNLEAVLTESIWLALQQKESKDEYNKLLIKLFESSVRYNELIKHTHTEVSEINLKIITEPLEQQYLLDLCSLSLWDDEKIDKHEREFIMQFCTIMGLDEKGYLDAVLAVKTFLTEHGTEISYLKYSNPIKHFYSQTTSSVGNLISRNSNRLVREIRESRDLVILLGQSTTRDLSKEERKVVKKQLLDICKSIPSLAVFLLPGGGLLLPILVRLIPTMLPSAFNENLED, from the coding sequence ATGAATCCTTCTGCCACTGGCTGGATAAATAAACATTTCCCAAAGCTTCTTGACTATCTGGTTAAGAACCCAATGGATGAGCGTGCATTTTATGACTCGCTAAGAGCCAAGGGTTTTATCTATGGACACTCTCTAGATACCTTGCTGGATAGTGAATCGTCACAACTTAAGTGGACGGTACAAGAGAAAACAAAGATTAACCTTTTTGACGCTCTTGCTTTTACGTATTACGATACGATTGCAAATGCAAGACAAGAAGACTGCCTAGAAGCCATCGTTTCATTTTATAGACAGTTAGATAAAAAGGAACAGTACTTTATTAAAATCCCTTTGGGTAATGAATCTGCTTCCTCTAAGGTTGAGAAAATTATCCACCAGCGGGTGCAGACTAATGAGTCTGCCTTGCAGAAGAGTTTTAGCCATCTGATTACCAATGCCTTAGTTTTTATAGATATCCTAAGTTTTGATCACTATCTCATTACTCAAGGTGATCCTTATGAGTATGCAAAAAACCTAGAGGCTGTTCTTACAGAATCTATATGGCTGGCATTGCAACAAAAGGAGAGTAAGGATGAATATAACAAGCTTCTTATAAAATTATTTGAAAGCTCTGTACGCTATAACGAACTCATAAAGCACACACATACCGAGGTTTCTGAGATTAACCTCAAGATTATTACCGAACCTCTAGAGCAACAATACCTTCTAGATTTATGTAGTCTATCGCTATGGGATGACGAGAAAATCGATAAGCACGAGCGCGAATTTATCATGCAGTTCTGTACGATTATGGGGCTTGATGAAAAAGGTTACCTAGATGCTGTACTTGCCGTAAAAACATTCTTGACGGAGCACGGCACAGAGATTTCGTATCTCAAATACAGTAATCCTATAAAGCACTTTTATAGTCAGACGACTTCTTCTGTCGGCAATCTTATCTCACGCAATAGCAATCGCCTTGTGAGAGAAATAAGAGAGAGTCGTGACTTAGTGATTTTACTAGGTCAGTCTACTACGCGAGATTTATCTAAAGAAGAGCGCAAAGTGGTAAAAAAACAGCTACTTGACATTTGCAAGAGCATACCATCACTGGCAGTATTCTTACTTCCAGGAGGCGGATTATTGCTTCCTATTCTCGTGCGATTAATCCCAACAATGCTACCTAGTGCTTTTAATGAAAACCTTGAGGATTAA
- the pepT gene encoding peptidase T yields MIDKDALLKRFISYVTTYTESDPNSDTTPSTECQWDLARQLKDELEAMGMSEVTIDEHAYVMATLPSNVAHDVPVIGFISHFDTTPDFTGKDVKPQIWKNYDGGDLVLNKEQNIVLSPEYFDDLKQYKGQTIITTDGTTLLGADDKAGITEIMEAMKYLLANPQVKHGKIRVGFTPDEEIGRGAHKFDVEKFGAEWAYTMDGSQIGELEYENFNAAGAVVTIEGKIVHPGYAKGKMVNSMYIATDYINSLPRLETPEHTSDREGFFHLHDITGSVDNTTLEYIIRDHDKGHFEARKEMMIQLADELNAQLEKEVVTVEIKDQYFNMREKVEPVMHIVDIAEEAMKSLDIEPLIKPIRGGTDGSQLSFMGLPCPNIFAGGHNFHGRYEYVPVESMMKAVEVIVRITEITAQKNA; encoded by the coding sequence ATGATTGATAAAGACGCACTTCTTAAAAGATTTATAAGCTACGTAACTACCTATACCGAAAGTGACCCAAACAGTGACACCACTCCAAGTACGGAGTGCCAGTGGGATCTTGCGAGACAGCTCAAAGATGAACTCGAGGCAATGGGAATGAGTGAGGTGACGATAGATGAACATGCATATGTGATGGCGACACTACCTAGCAATGTAGCTCATGATGTACCGGTTATAGGATTTATATCACACTTTGATACGACTCCAGATTTTACAGGAAAAGACGTGAAACCGCAGATTTGGAAAAATTATGACGGTGGAGATCTTGTTCTTAATAAGGAACAGAATATCGTGTTATCGCCAGAATACTTTGACGACTTAAAGCAATATAAAGGGCAAACCATTATCACAACAGACGGTACGACGCTACTAGGTGCAGATGATAAAGCGGGTATTACTGAGATTATGGAAGCAATGAAATACCTGCTTGCAAATCCTCAAGTAAAACACGGAAAAATACGCGTAGGCTTTACGCCAGATGAGGAAATAGGTCGTGGTGCACATAAATTTGATGTAGAAAAATTTGGTGCGGAATGGGCCTATACGATGGATGGTAGCCAGATAGGCGAACTAGAATATGAAAACTTTAATGCTGCTGGAGCAGTGGTTACCATAGAAGGTAAAATAGTACACCCAGGCTATGCAAAAGGTAAAATGGTAAATAGTATGTACATCGCTACAGACTACATCAACAGCTTACCTAGACTAGAAACTCCAGAACACACTTCTGACCGTGAAGGATTCTTTCACTTACATGACATTACTGGAAGTGTAGATAATACTACGCTAGAATATATCATAAGAGATCACGACAAAGGACATTTTGAAGCACGTAAGGAAATGATGATCCAACTAGCAGATGAGCTTAATGCACAGCTAGAAAAAGAAGTGGTGACTGTAGAGATTAAAGATCAGTACTTCAATATGCGCGAGAAAGTAGAACCTGTAATGCACATTGTAGATATTGCAGAAGAAGCTATGAAGTCTCTTGACATAGAACCACTTATTAAACCTATACGTGGAGGTACAGATGGATCACAACTCTCGTTTATGGGATTACCTTGCCCTAATATTTTTGCAGGTGGCCATAACTTCCATGGGCGATATGAATATGTACCTGTAGAAAGTATGATGAAAGCCGTTGAGGTCATTGTGCGAATTACAGAAATCACAGCACAAAAGAACGCTTAA
- a CDS encoding quinone-dependent dihydroorotate dehydrogenase produces MYKLLIRPILFSFDPEKVHYFTFRWIKRLHKLGLSGLLNRMGKVEDKRLERKVLGLTFKNPVGLAAGFDKDAKLFNELGDLGFGFIEIGTVTPKAQEGNPKQRLFRLKEDQGLINRMGFNNGGVAEAVTRLKSRKNHNIIIGGNIGKNTDTKPEDYTADYLTCFHELHPVVDYFVLNVSCPNVSSHAKLNDKDYLEELIGAVQQANKKYAVQRPIVLKIAPDLNDQQLDEIVALVKETGLDGVIASNTSVNREGLITTNARLAEIGNGGLSGKPVTDRSTRVIKYLSDKSNNSFPIIGVGGIHSAQDALDKLEAGASLVQLYTGFVYEGPGLIKEINNAILAKG; encoded by the coding sequence ATGTACAAACTCCTCATACGCCCAATTCTCTTTTCCTTTGACCCAGAAAAAGTGCATTATTTTACCTTTAGATGGATAAAGCGATTGCACAAATTAGGACTCTCAGGACTTCTTAATCGTATGGGAAAGGTGGAAGACAAGCGACTAGAGCGCAAAGTGCTGGGACTTACTTTTAAAAACCCAGTAGGACTAGCAGCAGGTTTTGATAAGGATGCAAAGCTTTTTAATGAACTAGGAGACTTAGGATTTGGTTTTATTGAGATAGGTACGGTTACTCCAAAGGCACAAGAAGGAAACCCAAAGCAGCGTCTGTTTCGATTAAAAGAAGATCAGGGGCTCATAAACAGAATGGGTTTCAATAATGGAGGAGTAGCAGAAGCGGTAACTCGATTAAAGTCTCGCAAGAATCATAACATTATCATAGGTGGAAACATCGGTAAAAACACCGATACCAAGCCAGAAGATTATACAGCCGACTATCTTACTTGTTTCCACGAGCTACATCCGGTAGTAGATTATTTTGTGCTCAATGTAAGCTGCCCGAATGTGTCTAGTCACGCAAAACTAAATGACAAAGATTATCTAGAGGAACTTATAGGGGCAGTGCAGCAAGCAAATAAGAAGTATGCAGTACAGCGACCAATTGTACTTAAAATAGCCCCAGATCTTAATGATCAGCAATTAGATGAAATCGTAGCGCTTGTAAAAGAAACAGGTCTAGATGGTGTGATTGCAAGTAATACCTCTGTAAATAGAGAGGGATTAATAACCACAAATGCCCGTCTAGCAGAAATAGGCAACGGCGGACTAAGCGGTAAGCCAGTAACTGATCGTTCTACACGTGTGATTAAATACTTATCAGACAAGAGTAATAACTCATTCCCAATAATAGGTGTAGGAGGGATTCACTCTGCACAAGACGCTCTTGATAAACTTGAGGCAGGAGCATCACTCGTACAACTATATACAGGCTTTGTATATGAAGGTCCAGGGTTAATTAAAGAGATAAATAACGCCATCTTAGCGAAAGGATAG
- a CDS encoding LysE family translocator has translation MIESIIAFLAATALLAFSPGPDNIYVLTQSVANGSKSGLATTAGLISGCIVHTTLVAFGLSAVIAASPFLFFAIKTVGAMYLLYLAFKVYRSDASINLADGAPKKSYTALFKQGVIMNILNPKVTIFFLAFFPGFLWDPEGNTVYQFYVLGLLFMLESFVIFGSIALVAGKISHVLRTNKNAGIVLKWLQIIVFIGIAVYIFIDG, from the coding sequence TTGATAGAATCCATCATTGCTTTTCTAGCAGCAACTGCTTTACTTGCGTTTTCGCCAGGGCCAGATAACATCTATGTACTCACGCAAAGTGTTGCAAATGGTAGTAAATCTGGACTAGCAACCACCGCAGGATTGATTTCTGGATGTATTGTGCATACTACACTTGTTGCTTTTGGGCTCTCGGCAGTGATTGCTGCTTCGCCTTTTCTGTTTTTTGCAATTAAAACGGTAGGAGCAATGTACTTGCTTTATCTAGCCTTTAAAGTATACCGCAGCGATGCGTCTATTAATCTCGCAGATGGTGCTCCAAAAAAATCGTACACAGCCCTTTTTAAACAAGGTGTGATTATGAATATTCTTAACCCTAAGGTGACCATATTCTTCTTAGCATTTTTCCCAGGATTCCTCTGGGATCCGGAAGGCAATACCGTATATCAATTTTATGTATTAGGATTGCTATTTATGCTAGAATCCTTTGTCATCTTTGGAAGCATTGCACTCGTCGCAGGAAAAATCTCTCATGTACTACGCACTAATAAGAACGCGGGTATTGTTTTAAAGTGGCTCCAGATTATCGTTTTTATAGGGATTGCTGTTTACATTTTTATAGACGGTTAG
- a CDS encoding glycoside hydrolase family 13 protein, with amino-acid sequence MMQTQTWWKEGIVYQIYPRSYRDTTGNGIGDLRGIIEKLDYIASLGVDIIWLNPIYDSPNDDNGYDIRDYRKIMAEFGTMDDFDELLSGMKARGLRLVMDLVVNHCSDEHEWFKESRASRDNPYRDYFHWWPAEKGTPPKRWSYFDLEENAWQYDKQTDAYYLHYFAVKQPDLKWENPKVRQEVYDMMHFWFQKGVDGFRMDVIPFISKDITYPEIDAKEPHEYIAYYANGPKVHEYLNELNNEVVSKYDAFTVGEGPGISIDDALDFVHEDRKEIDMFFHFDLMSLDRAPGEVFKMRDGGYSLPEFKKVFTDWDAAFAKAGWGSLFLANHDFPRTVSRWGNDTPEHWRNSATLLQTFLLTMRGTPYFYQGDEIGMTNVRFTDIEDYRDINTINRYETVKKRGGDLEAFMDSEQHAARENARTPMQWDNTENAGFTSGTPWINVNSDYKTGVSVKDQLNKKDSTLSYFKQMTALRKKYPALVYGAYKCIKAEDEQIYCYTRTLESERFLVLLNFSEDTAHFSLPLSVSYNRKIKVISNDKIIDDRTFKEFTLRPWQAIVYRLEN; translated from the coding sequence ATGATGCAAACTCAAACATGGTGGAAAGAAGGAATTGTATACCAGATTTACCCTAGATCCTATCGAGATACCACAGGTAATGGTATAGGTGACTTGCGTGGAATCATAGAAAAGTTAGATTACATCGCTAGTCTAGGGGTAGATATTATCTGGCTCAACCCTATTTATGATTCTCCTAATGATGATAATGGTTATGACATACGTGATTACCGAAAGATTATGGCCGAGTTTGGAACTATGGATGATTTTGACGAGTTGCTTTCTGGCATGAAAGCTAGAGGATTACGACTAGTGATGGATCTTGTGGTAAATCACTGTAGTGATGAGCATGAATGGTTTAAAGAAAGTAGGGCTTCTCGTGATAATCCTTATCGAGATTACTTCCACTGGTGGCCAGCCGAAAAAGGTACTCCTCCAAAAAGATGGAGCTACTTTGACTTAGAAGAAAATGCATGGCAATACGATAAACAAACGGATGCTTATTACTTACACTACTTTGCCGTAAAACAGCCCGACCTCAAATGGGAAAATCCAAAAGTTCGTCAAGAGGTATATGACATGATGCACTTCTGGTTTCAAAAAGGAGTAGATGGTTTCCGTATGGATGTAATTCCCTTTATAAGCAAAGACATCACCTACCCAGAAATTGACGCAAAGGAACCACATGAATACATTGCATATTATGCAAATGGCCCAAAAGTGCATGAATACCTCAACGAACTCAATAATGAAGTAGTCTCAAAATACGACGCATTTACGGTAGGTGAAGGCCCAGGGATAAGCATTGATGATGCACTGGATTTTGTTCATGAAGACCGCAAGGAGATCGATATGTTCTTCCACTTTGACCTTATGAGCTTAGATCGTGCACCTGGCGAAGTATTTAAAATGCGTGATGGCGGCTATTCCTTACCTGAATTTAAAAAAGTATTTACTGACTGGGATGCGGCATTTGCAAAAGCCGGCTGGGGATCATTATTTCTAGCAAATCATGATTTCCCTAGAACGGTAAGCCGCTGGGGTAATGACACTCCAGAACACTGGAGAAATAGCGCTACACTACTTCAAACATTTTTATTGACCATGCGCGGTACTCCATACTTTTATCAAGGTGATGAGATTGGGATGACTAACGTACGTTTTACAGACATAGAAGATTATCGGGACATTAATACGATTAACAGATATGAGACTGTTAAGAAAAGAGGCGGAGATCTTGAGGCTTTTATGGACAGCGAGCAACATGCCGCTAGGGAAAATGCACGCACTCCCATGCAGTGGGACAATACAGAAAACGCTGGATTTACAAGCGGCACTCCGTGGATAAATGTAAATAGTGATTACAAGACAGGTGTGAGTGTAAAAGACCAACTCAATAAAAAAGACTCTACACTCTCCTACTTCAAACAGATGACTGCCTTACGTAAGAAGTACCCAGCGCTTGTTTATGGAGCTTATAAGTGCATCAAGGCTGAAGATGAGCAAATATATTGCTACACGCGCACGCTAGAGAGTGAGCGTTTCTTAGTGCTTTTAAACTTCTCTGAAGATACAGCGCATTTCTCGCTACCACTTTCTGTAAGCTATAACAGAAAGATCAAAGTAATTTCAAATGATAAAATTATAGATGATAGAACCTTTAAGGAATTCACACTACGCCCATGGCAAGCTATTGTATATCGTTTAGAAAACTAA
- the pyrR gene encoding bifunctional pyr operon transcriptional regulator/uracil phosphoribosyltransferase PyrR produces the protein MSQKVLLTATEINIILNRLACQLIENHTDFKNTVLIGIQPRGVYLAERIKKLLTTDYGIEAIKLGYLDITFYRDDFRRSEKTLEANKTKIDFVVEDKKVVFIDDVLYTGRSINAALTAVQSFGRPEEVELLCLIDRRFSRHLPIQPDYKGRQVDAINDEQVKVCWEENDGEDTVYLVKS, from the coding sequence ATGAGCCAAAAAGTACTTCTTACTGCGACAGAGATTAACATCATTCTCAATCGTCTGGCTTGTCAACTCATTGAAAATCATACTGATTTTAAAAATACCGTTCTCATTGGGATACAGCCTCGCGGCGTTTATCTAGCAGAACGTATTAAAAAGTTGCTCACTACAGACTATGGCATTGAGGCTATTAAACTTGGTTATCTAGACATTACATTTTATCGTGATGATTTTCGCCGTAGCGAGAAAACACTAGAAGCAAATAAAACCAAAATAGACTTTGTAGTAGAGGATAAGAAGGTGGTCTTTATAGACGATGTCTTGTATACTGGGCGTAGCATAAACGCTGCTCTCACTGCTGTGCAGAGTTTTGGGAGACCAGAAGAAGTAGAGTTATTATGTCTTATAGATAGACGTTTTTCTCGCCATTTACCTATACAGCCAGACTATAAAGGCCGTCAGGTAGATGCAATAAATGATGAACAAGTGAAGGTGTGCTGGGAAGAAAATGATGGAGAAGACACCGTATATCTAGTAAAAAGCTAA
- a CDS encoding aspartate carbamoyltransferase catalytic subunit: MSELSVNHLLGIKYINEADIDLIFKTADHFKEVINRPIKKVPSLRDITIANLFFENSTRTKLSFELAEKRLSADVINFSAAASSVKKGETLIDTVNNILSMKVDMVVMRHPNPGAGVFLSKHIKASIVNAGDGAHEHPTQALLDSYSIRERLGEVAGKNVVIVGDILHSRVALSNIYALKLQGANVKVCGPRTLLPKYIESLGVEVELDLRKALEWCDVANMLRVQNERMDISYFPSTREYTQQYGVNKKLLDSLDKQIVIMHPGPINRGVEITSDVADSEHAIILDQVQNGVAVRMAVMYLLASKIKQ; encoded by the coding sequence ATGAGCGAGTTGAGTGTCAATCATCTGTTAGGTATCAAGTACATAAACGAGGCAGATATTGATCTTATTTTTAAAACGGCAGATCACTTTAAGGAAGTGATTAATCGCCCTATTAAAAAGGTGCCATCACTGCGTGATATTACTATTGCAAATCTCTTTTTTGAAAATAGTACACGTACAAAATTGTCTTTTGAGCTTGCAGAAAAACGTTTAAGTGCAGATGTAATTAACTTTTCGGCAGCAGCATCATCTGTAAAGAAAGGAGAAACGCTCATTGATACTGTAAATAATATTCTATCGATGAAGGTAGATATGGTTGTCATGCGACACCCTAATCCTGGAGCTGGCGTATTTTTATCTAAGCATATCAAGGCAAGTATTGTAAATGCTGGAGATGGAGCACATGAACATCCTACACAAGCATTACTAGATAGTTATTCTATAAGAGAGCGTCTAGGTGAAGTTGCCGGTAAAAATGTGGTGATTGTAGGCGATATTTTACACAGTCGTGTTGCACTTTCAAATATATATGCACTAAAATTACAAGGTGCAAACGTAAAAGTATGTGGTCCAAGAACATTACTGCCTAAGTACATAGAATCACTAGGAGTAGAAGTAGAGCTAGACTTGCGTAAAGCACTTGAGTGGTGCGATGTGGCAAATATGCTCCGTGTGCAAAATGAGCGAATGGATATTAGTTATTTCCCTAGCACAAGAGAATACACACAGCAATACGGAGTAAATAAAAAGTTACTAGATTCTCTAGATAAGCAAATTGTAATTATGCACCCAGGACCTATAAACCGTGGTGTGGAGATTACCAGTGATGTAGCAGACTCAGAACATGCAATCATCTTAGATCAAGTGCAAAACGGAGTAGCAGTGAGAATGGCAGTAATGTATCTACTTGCATCAAAAATCAAACAATAA
- a CDS encoding ribonuclease Z — protein MTVTEKPTYTILTDDRTDVRDFALYLENIVPEHYDQKNLVIDLLKYDKLTLEDLVQFLKLSNYQRADKKSFVFVNTGINYDAVPDEMIVVPTIEEAGDVIEMEEIERDLGF, from the coding sequence ATGACGGTTACAGAAAAGCCTACCTATACCATACTTACAGATGACCGCACAGACGTGCGTGATTTTGCATTATACCTAGAAAATATAGTACCAGAACACTATGATCAAAAGAATCTAGTCATAGATCTTCTTAAGTATGATAAACTCACACTTGAAGATCTTGTACAATTCTTAAAACTCTCAAACTACCAGCGTGCAGATAAGAAATCATTTGTATTTGTAAATACAGGGATAAATTATGATGCTGTACCAGATGAGATGATTGTGGTTCCTACGATTGAGGAAGCTGGAGACGTTATTGAAATGGAAGAAATAGAGCGCGATCTCGGATTTTAA
- a CDS encoding ribonuclease Z encodes MSSNLHLTILGCYAAAPSSFKNPTSQVLDIRNHLFLIDCGEGTQVALRRNKIKFSRIKHIFISHLHGDHFFGVMGVITTFSLLKRTAPLTIYGPKGLKEIILLQLKITQGFTSYPLRFVEITSKEPTVIYEDDEVTVTTIPLKHRIYTNGFYFQEKLGERKLDINACLNLEIDKAYYSKIKQGGDITLDDGTLIPNDKLTFDPAKPKSYAYCSDTAYKEAIATQIKGATVLYHEATFLESHAHLCKPTGHSTAAQAAQIAAKAEVESLVLGHYSIRYGDLNLFAEEARPHFENVLLGDDGKEFTF; translated from the coding sequence ATGTCTAGCAATCTACATCTTACAATTTTAGGTTGTTATGCGGCAGCTCCCAGCTCTTTTAAAAATCCTACCTCACAGGTTTTAGATATACGCAATCATTTATTTCTCATAGACTGTGGAGAAGGTACACAAGTGGCACTACGCCGTAATAAGATTAAATTTTCTCGTATAAAGCATATATTTATATCGCATTTGCACGGAGATCATTTTTTTGGAGTCATGGGAGTCATTACTACCTTTAGTCTTCTTAAGAGAACCGCACCACTTACCATTTATGGACCTAAAGGCCTCAAAGAAATTATACTTTTACAACTCAAAATCACGCAAGGATTTACTAGTTATCCGCTACGCTTTGTAGAGATTACTAGCAAAGAACCTACGGTTATTTATGAGGATGATGAGGTGACGGTAACTACAATACCACTTAAACATCGCATTTACACTAATGGTTTCTATTTTCAAGAAAAGCTTGGTGAACGTAAGCTTGATATAAACGCGTGCCTCAATCTTGAAATTGATAAAGCTTATTATTCAAAAATTAAGCAAGGAGGCGATATTACCTTAGACGATGGAACGCTTATCCCTAATGATAAGCTTACCTTTGACCCAGCTAAGCCTAAGAGTTATGCATATTGTAGTGATACTGCTTACAAAGAGGCAATAGCCACACAGATTAAAGGAGCTACCGTGTTATATCATGAAGCAACTTTTTTAGAAAGTCACGCACATCTGTGCAAGCCTACGGGGCATAGTACTGCGGCACAAGCAGCACAGATAGCCGCAAAGGCTGAGGTGGAAAGCTTAGTATTAGGTCATTATTCCATAAGATATGGAGATTTGAATCTATTTGCAGAAGAAGCTAGGCCTCATTTTGAGAATGTCTTATTAGGAGACGATGGTAAAGAATTTACATTTTAA
- the pdxH gene encoding pyridoxamine 5'-phosphate oxidase: MNRDLHDYRKSYEKGELLLENSALDPMDQFKTWFKEVEDAGGVAEPNAMTVATLGTDGFPKSRIVLLKELDTDGFVFYTNYTSEKGESIAHHDKVGISFFWPNLERQVIIKGDIEKVSTERSDTYFNARPKDSQLGAWVSDQSSVIAGREVLEDKMKELKDTYEGKDIPRPAHWGGYIVKPVSIEFWQGRPSRLHDRIRYRLENDQWIKERLAS, from the coding sequence ATGAACAGAGACTTACACGACTACAGAAAATCATACGAGAAAGGCGAGTTGCTATTAGAAAACTCGGCTTTAGACCCTATGGACCAATTTAAAACTTGGTTTAAGGAAGTTGAAGACGCCGGAGGCGTTGCCGAACCGAATGCGATGACTGTCGCTACGCTAGGAACAGACGGTTTTCCAAAATCAAGAATCGTTCTTCTCAAAGAGCTAGATACAGATGGGTTTGTTTTTTATACAAACTATACAAGCGAGAAAGGAGAGAGTATAGCTCACCACGATAAGGTGGGAATTTCTTTTTTCTGGCCTAATCTAGAACGTCAAGTGATTATCAAAGGTGATATAGAAAAAGTAAGTACAGAGCGCTCTGATACTTATTTTAATGCTAGACCAAAAGATAGTCAGCTAGGTGCTTGGGTGTCTGACCAAAGTAGCGTGATTGCAGGAAGAGAAGTGCTAGAAGATAAGATGAAGGAGCTCAAAGACACTTATGAAGGAAAAGATATACCACGTCCAGCACACTGGGGTGGTTATATTGTAAAGCCAGTATCTATAGAATTCTGGCAAGGAAGACCGAGCCGTTTACATGATAGAATACGCTACAGACTAGAAAACGACCAGTGGATCAAAGAAAGACTAGCTTCATAA
- a CDS encoding SixA phosphatase family protein, which translates to MKTLYLVRHAKSSWKFDVIDHERPLNERGLEDAPAMAAHISATMPKPDLMMSSDALRAKTTAVFFAQAYGIDDREIQLDYKMYDFAGTDLVEVIRAVNDEVNCLMVFGHNNAMTNVVNTYGNETIDNVSTAAFTAITFDIDSWQDLNKGKTIYYKAPKEL; encoded by the coding sequence ATGAAAACACTCTACCTCGTAAGACACGCAAAATCAAGTTGGAAATTTGATGTTATAGATCACGAGCGACCGCTCAATGAAAGAGGTCTAGAAGATGCACCTGCTATGGCTGCCCATATTTCTGCAACAATGCCTAAGCCAGATCTTATGATGAGTAGTGATGCATTAAGAGCAAAAACTACTGCAGTATTTTTTGCCCAAGCATATGGAATTGATGATAGAGAAATACAATTAGACTATAAAATGTATGACTTTGCAGGTACAGATCTCGTTGAGGTGATACGTGCAGTAAATGATGAGGTTAATTGTTTAATGGTTTTTGGGCATAATAATGCAATGACTAATGTGGTTAATACGTATGGAAATGAAACCATAGATAATGTCTCTACAGCTGCATTTACAGCAATAACTTTTGATATTGATAGCTGGCAAGATCTCAATAAAGGAAAGACGATTTATTACAAAGCTCCTAAAGAATTATAG